One genomic region from Bacillus spongiae encodes:
- a CDS encoding polyphosphate kinase 2 family protein, with protein sequence MLAELDLNQKIVSKQEYKKELKKYQLKLLGLQRKLVDHKLGCILVFEGWDAGGKGGAIKRITQSIDPRGFEVHATSAPTLEEKQYPYFHRFWSRIPKYGKIGIFDRSWYGRVLVERVEGFASEDEWKMAYEEINHFELYLSGRNYIVMKFWFHISREEQIKRFKERQEDPLKHWKITEEDWRNRDKWNEYEVAVEEMLDRTSTKASPWNVIEGEDKRFARIKCLRLITERIERECINRGISL encoded by the coding sequence ATGCTTGCAGAACTAGATTTAAACCAAAAGATTGTGAGTAAACAAGAATATAAGAAAGAACTAAAAAAATATCAATTAAAACTACTAGGGTTACAAAGGAAGCTTGTTGATCACAAATTAGGCTGTATTCTTGTTTTTGAGGGCTGGGATGCAGGCGGTAAAGGTGGAGCAATTAAGCGGATAACACAAAGTATTGATCCACGAGGTTTTGAAGTTCATGCAACGAGTGCCCCTACTCTGGAAGAAAAACAGTATCCCTATTTCCACCGATTTTGGAGTCGTATACCTAAATACGGGAAAATTGGTATTTTTGATCGCTCTTGGTACGGAAGAGTTCTTGTCGAACGAGTTGAAGGGTTCGCAAGCGAAGACGAGTGGAAGATGGCCTATGAAGAAATTAATCATTTTGAATTGTATTTATCCGGTAGGAATTATATTGTAATGAAATTTTGGTTTCACATTTCTAGAGAAGAACAAATTAAGCGATTTAAAGAACGCCAAGAGGACCCACTTAAACACTGGAAAATAACAGAAGAGGATTGGCGAAATCGTGATAAATGGAATGAATATGAGGTAGCGGTTGAAGAGATGCTTGATCGAACATCGACAAAGGCATCCCCATGGAATGTTATTGAAGGGGAAGATAAGCGGTTTGCTCGTATAAAATGTTTAAGGTTAATTACAGAACGTATTGAGCGAGAGTGTATAAATAGAGGAATCTCCCTTTAA